The genomic region GGTCGGAATGTACGCGGACACGTCGCCGGCCTGCGTCTCGATGATCGGAAGCGCGGTCAGCGACCCTCCGCCCTCGGCGTCGCTCATCTTCGCGGCGCGTTCGAGAAGCCGGGAGTGCACGTAGAACACGTCGCCGGGATACGCCTCGCGGCCGGGCGGACGGCGCAGCAGCAGCGAGAGCTGACGGTACGCAACGGCCTGCTTCGAAAGATCATCGTAAATGATCAGTGCGTGACGGCCGCTGTCGCGGAAGTACTCGCCCATGGTGACGCCGGTATACGGCGCGATGAACTGAAGCGGCGCAGACTCCGACGACGTCGCGGCAACGACGATCGTGTACTCCATCGCGCCGTGCTTCTTCAGCCGGTCGACGACCTGGGCCACGGACGAACGCTTCTGTCCGATCGCGACGTAGATGCAGACGACGTCTCCGCCCTTCTGGTTGATGATGGTGTCGATCGCGATCGCGGTCTTTCCGGTCTGGCGATCGCCGATGATCAGCTCGCGCTGGCCGCGACCGATCGGAATCATCGAATCGATGGCCTTGACTCCGGTCTGCATCGGCTGCTTGACCGGCGCGCGCGACACGATGCCGGGCGCCTTGATCTCGATGCGGCGGCGATGCGGCGTCTTGATCTCGCCGAGCCCGTCGATCGGCTGTCCAAGTGCGTTGACGACGCGCCCGAGCAGCGCCTCGCCCACCGGGACGTCGGCGATGCGGCCGGTACGGCGCACTTCTCCACCTTCGCGAACCTTGTCGGGGTCGGCAAAGACCGCCGCGCCGACGTTGTCTTCCTCGAGGTTGAGGACCATGCCCTGTACGCCGCCCTCGAACTCCAGCAGCTCACCGGCGGCTGCGCGCTCGAGGCCGTGGATGCGCGCGATGCCGTCGCCGGTCGCCAGAATGCGACCGGTCTCGCGAACCTCGACCTCCCGGCCGAAGTCGCGGATCTGCTGTTTGATGAGATCGCTGATCTCGGAAGCCTTGATCTGCTGCACCGAATTCCTCCAGACTCTTTACGCTTTTCAGGAGCCGGCGTTTGACGCGGCGGCTTCCAGCGGCCGGCTCAGCCGGCCATCTGGCGCTCCAGTCGCGCCAGCTGTGTACGAACACTACCGTCGTAGACTCGACCTTCGGTCTCGACTGTCACTCCTCCGAGGAGCGAGGGGTCCACTTCCGCGGTGTCGACGACCTTTCGGCCCGTGATTGCTTCGAACTTTTTACCGAGCGCCGTCCGCTCGTCCGCCGAAAGCGGAAAGGCGCTGCGAATGCGCGCGCGGACGCGGCCCGCCGCTGCGTCCTCGAGCTTCTCGTAGGTCTCGCGGATTCTTGGAAGCTGGTCGAGGCGGTCGTTGGCGGCGAGCACACCGAGAAAGCGGCCGAGCAATGAGTCGCCGCCGACACGCAGACCCAGCGCCTTCGCGAGCTGCTGCCTCTGCTCCTCGGTGAGCAACCCGGGAGAGAGCGATCCTTCGTCCAGGCTCGAGACGGCAGAGGCGAGCTCCGTCAGCGAGACGCCCACGGCTTCGACTTCGCCGGCTTCGGTCGCCAGCTCGAACAGGGCTTTGCCGTATCTGCGGCCTACGGATCCCGGCGTCACTGCTTTGCCACTCCCTCGACGAATTCCTTGACCAGGCGCGCGCGGTCGGCATCCGTCAGTCGCGCTTCGACCTCTTTTTCAGCCAGTTCCGCAGCGAGTCTGGCCGCTTCGGCCCGAAGCTCTCGGCGCGCACGGGCAAGATCATGTTCGGCCTGGCGCTCTGCCTCGGTGCGAAGCCTGGCGGCCGCTGCTTCCGCGTCGCGAAGCGACTTCTCGCGATCCGCGACGGCACCCTGGCGGATCTCTTCGAGCATGCGGCGTCTGGTTTCCTCCAGCGCGGCTTCCTTCGCAGCGTACTCGGACCGGATCGCGTCGGCTTCGCGGCGAGCCTGCTCGGCCGCGGCCATCGCATCGGCGACCTCTTTGTGGCGGCTGGCGAGAAAGTCGCGAAGTGCAGGCCACGCATACCGGTACATGAGGAACAGGAAGATGAGGAAGTTGACGGTCGAGAACCCGAGCGACAGCCATGCCTCCGAGCTCGACGAGTCTTCGTGGCCGTGCTCGGCGGCGAACGATAAGGGCTCGCTGCCCGACAGCACCGCTGCGGCAAGCGCCGCACGCATTCCGTTTCGTGTCAGTCGCGTCATCGCGCCGCCTGGCCGCCGAGAATCGCGGTTACCATCGTTTCGGCCATCGCGCGGGCTTCGCCCTTGAGCGACACGCGGGCATCCTCGGTCGCCTTTGCGACCTGCGTGCGCAGCTCGGCAAGCCGCTCGGCTGCTTCGTGCTGGGCTTTGTGGAACAGCGCATCGGCTTCGTCGCGCGTCGTCGCGCGAATCGCTTCGACTTCCGTATTCGCGCTCGCGCGCGCCTTGGCGAGCTCGGCGTCGAGGTGGGAGAGAAGAGAATTCACTTCTGCGCGCGACGCCGCTGCAGCCGCAATGTCGCCCGTCGTTCTTGCGTCGCGCTCGGCGAGCAGCTCGATGAACGGGGCAAACAGCAGACGGCTCAGCACCAGGAACAGGACGAGGAATGTCCCGAGCTGAATGAAGAACGTAAAGTCAGGCGGTAAAGTCAGCATCTCGGGATGCGGCCGTAGTCCTTGCGGTGATTTGCTCCCGAGAAACGCGGGCGTCACCCGAGCCGTGCGTGCGAGCATTCATCGCGCGCATCGAATGCGGAAAGGGCGAGTGAACTTCCCGGCGAGCGGCTTTCGCTACCATCGCACTACCGGGTTGTCAAAGTTAGCCGGACTCTCTCGACGACAGAAGATCGATTAGACGCATTAATTCTTCTTGCGAGTAGTACTCAATTTCGATCCGGCCTTTTTTCATTCCGCCGCGGAAGCGAACTTTGGTTCCGAGCATACGGCTGAGCTTCATTTCGACTGGTCCTGCCGATCGTTTGTCGGCCGGTTTCGACGCGCCGGCCGGATGCTTGTCGTCCGGCTCGAGCCACTCGCGCACGAGTTGCTCCGTCTCTCGTACGGAGAGCGCGCGGCGTACCACCGATTGCATGCCTTCGATCTGGCGCGTCGCGGTCGGCAACGCGAGGAGGGAGCGAGCGTGGCCCTCGGTGATCAGACCCTGTTCCATCGCATCGAGGACCGGCGACGGCAGGCCGAGAAGTCGAAGCGTATTGGTGACGGCTGTGCGGGATTTTCCGACCTTCTTCGCAATGTCGTCCTGAAGCATCCCGTGGGTCTGAAGGAGCCGCTCGTAAGCGCGCGCGCGCTCGAGCGGTCCGAGGTCCTCGCGCTGAAGATTCTCGACGAGTGCGAGCTCGAGCATCTCGCTGTCGGACGTGGTCTCGCGGATCACGACCGGAACCTTTTCCAGGCCAGCGCGCACAGCGGCGCGAAGACGCCGCTCACCCGCGATGAGCTCGTAGCTGCCCCCGAGATCTTTGACGACGAGCGGCTGCAGAATCCCGTTCTCGCGAATCGACGCTGCGAGCTCATCGAGTTGCTCATCAGCGAATATGCGTCGCGGCTGCCCGCGGCCGGCAACGACGCGTTCGACGTGCACCAGCAGTGGTTTCCCTTTTTGTTCGCCCTGAGGAACGGGGCCCGGGCGGGATTCAGCCGAATCCTTCATATTGACGGGCCCGCCGAGAATTGCGTCGAGCCCGCGTCCGAGAGGTTGTCTCATTCTGGCGCCTCCATCTGGGTTTGCTCGGCCGTCGTGGCGGTAAGCGCTGCGACTTCGCGTGCGGCGTTCCGATAGGCGATGGCCCCGAGCGAAGTCGGATCGTAGAGCACGACCGGAAGCCCGTAGGACGGGCTCTCGCTGATCCTGATATTGCGGGGGACCATCGCGCGCAGCACCTTGTCGCCGAAGTATTCGCGGACCTGGCGCGCTACCTGTCGATTGAGCGATGTCCTGGCGTCATACATCGTCAGCACGATGCAGAGGATTCGCAGATCCGGGTGGAACGATGAGCGCACCCGTTCGAGAGTATCCACGAGCGCACCGAGTCCCTCGAGTGCATAGAACTCGCACTGCAGGGGAACGACCACGGCATCGGCGGCGCAGAGCGCGTTGAGCGTGAGCATGCCGAGGGACGGCGGACAATCGATCAGGATGTAGTCGTAGCTCCCACGAAGGGTGTCGAGCTGCTGCCGGAGGCGCGCATGCCGGTCTTCGTATGTGACCAGCTCGACTTCGGCGCCTGCGAGGTCGCGAGTACCGGTCATCAGCGACAAGCGATCGATGCTCGTCGCCCGGACCGCTTCCGAAGCAGCGATCTCGCCGATCAGGACTTCGTAGCTCGAAGTACCCTTGACGGGCGTTTCGCCAAGACCGCTCGAGGCGCTGCCCTGGGAATCGAGATCGATGATCAGAACCCGGGATCCGTCTAGCGCGAGGGATGCGCCCAGGTTGACCGTAGTCGCGGTTTTCCCCACCCCGCCTTTCTGGTTGGCCACCGCCAGCGTCAGGCCCATCTCACCGCCACTCCACGCCAAACAGTTACCATGCTGACGGTGGGAACGCGAAACGGCCGTCGCACAGCCTCGCAACGTTTCACGTGAAACGTCATCGGCGGGGGCGTCGCGATCCAGGTTTCACGTGAAACCTGGATCGCCGGCGACCTTGCCGCGGAAGTGTGCGGACGACGGCGAGCGTGAATCAGCTATGCGGTCGGAAGCTGATGATCGTCCTGGGCTCATCCCCGCCGGGCAGCACGAATCTCTTCTCGTCAGAAGCGATGAACTCCGAAGTGCGCTGGAGCTCGCTCAAAAAGTCGGCGGTGGGGTCGGCCATCAACATAACGACTTGGCCGTCGTCGCGGACGAGCTCGCCGGCAATCTGGAGAAATTCGTGGGGAGGGCGGAATGCACGAGAGATCACGGTGGGGTAACGGTGATCTCGCGAAAGGTCCCGTATATCCGACTGCACGATCTCGACGTTCGTCAGTCGCAGGAGCCGGGAGGTTTCCGAAAGAAAGCTGCACCGTTTGCGGTTGGATTCGACGAGCACGAACCGGACGGCCGGGAGGACGACCGCAAGGACCAACCCGGGAAGCCCCGCGCCGGTGCCGATATCCAGACAGGGCCCGGTCCTGACGAACGGACGAGCAGCGAGAGAATCGAGGAGGTGCAGGCGGACCGCATTCTCACGCGGGATCGTCGTCAGACCCGCCAGCCGGTTCCAGATGTAGATCTGATCAAGGAAAGTCAGAAGGGCCGAGGTCTGTGCAGCGTCAAGCTCGGCTCCGAGCTCGCGCGATCCGGCCTCCAGCAGCTCGCGATCGCGGGCGTGCGGCCCGGTCATGCCGAATGGCGCCTCTTCAGATAGATCGCGATCGCGCTGAGCGCAGCGGGCGTAATGCCGCTGATCCGTCCTGCCTGACCGAGGGTTTCCGGACCGATTCGCCGCAGCTTTTCGGTCGCTTCTGCCGACAGGCCTTCGATGGCGGAATAGTCGATTCCGGTGGGAATCCTCGCCGCTTCGAGCCCCGAGATCCGCGCGACGTCGTCGTGCTGTCGCTGGATGTAGCCGTCGTACGACGCTTCGATCTCGATCTGTCGTTCGACGTCGGCGTCGTATCGCTCGATTCCCGGGATCACCGATGCGACGACGTCATAGGTCATTCCGGGCCGTCGCAGAAGGTCGTATGCCGTCCCGGGAGACGAAATCGGCGACTCGCCGGCTGCGCTCAGGCGGCTCTGCGTCCCGGCATCGGACTTGAGCCGGAGCGATTGCAGGCGTCGGAGACCGTCCGAGATCGCGCTTTCTTTGCGGCGAAGCCGTCTGGTCCTGTCCGGCCCGAGCAGCCCGAGCCGGCCGGCCGCCGCACCGAGGCGGCGGTCTGCGTTGTCTTCCCGAAGCAGCAGCCGGTACTCGGCGCGCGACGTGAACATACGGTAGGGTTCGCCATCCACCCCTCGCGTGACGAGGTCGTCGATCAATACGCCGAGGTATGCCTCGGCTCGCGAGAAGATCAGCGCCGGCTCGCCGCGGACTGCGAGTGACGCATTGATGCCGGCCATCAGGCCCTGCGCCGCTGCTTCCTCGTAGCCGGTGGTTCCGTTGATCTGGCCGGCCAAGAACAGACCGGGCAGTGTCTTCACTTCCAGCGAGGGCCGTAGCTGCGTCGGAATCACGTAGTCGTATTCGATCGCGTACCCCGGCCGCACGATCACCGCGTCTTCAAGCCCCTCGATCGTTCGAACGAAGCGGCGCTGCACGTCGAGCGGCAGGGAAGTCGACAGACCGTTCGGATAGACCTCGACAGTCTCCAGTCCCTCCGGCTCGAGAAAGATCCGATGACGGTCGCGATCCGGGAACTTCATGACCTTGTCTTCGATGGACGGACAGTAGCGCGGTCCTCGCGAGCTGATCGTCTTGTTGTAAATAGGTGATTTATCTATTGATTCTCGAATAACGCTATGCGTCTCGAGATTCGTATAGGTCAGATGGCAGGAAACTTGGCGAAGCGGCGGCGGCGCTCCATCGAACGAAAACCCCTCCGGAGACGGATCACCGGGCTGTTCCTCCAGCCGCGAGTAATCGATCGTGCGCGCGTCGAGGCGAGGACAGGTTCCGGTCTTGAGTCTGCCGGTAGCGAGGCCTGCTCGCTCGAGAGCCGCCGTAAGGCCGATCGCGGCGCGGTCTCCAACTCGTCCTCCGCTCTGCTGGCTCGCGCCGACGTGGATGAGGCCATTCAGAAAGGTTCCAGTCGTCAGGATGACAGCGGATGCGCGCAGCACGTCACCGTGCTCGGTGACGACTCCCGTGACGCGGCCGTCTTCGATCACCAGATCGACGGCCTGCGACTGGCGCGCCGTGAGGTTGCCCGTGCACTCGACGATCCGCTTCATCCGCTGGCGATAGAGCGCCTTGTCGGCCTGGGCGCGCGACGCCTGCACGGCGGGACCCTTGCGCGTGTTGAGCTTGCGAAACTGGATCCCGCACTCGTCGATCGCGCGTCCCATCTCGCCGCCGAGCGCATCGATCTCCCGCACCAGATGGCCTTTGCCGATGCCGCCGATGGCCGGATTGCACGACATCTGCCCGATGCCGTCGAGGTTCATCGTCAGCAGCGCCGTCGAATGGCCCATGCGGGCGGTGGCAAGAGCGGCTTCGATGCCGGCGTGTCCCGCACCGACGACGATGACGTCGAAACGCTCGCTCATCGCATCCGCCCGCTCATCGTATCCGCTTCGCTCCTCGGATCCGCTTCGCTCCTCGGATCCGCTTCGCTCATGGCATCCGCTTCGCTCATTGCATCCAGTTCCTTCTCACTTGCCGATGCAGAACTCGGAGAATATCCGGTCGAGCACCTCCTCGTTGTCGAGCGGCAGACGTATGGCGGCCAGCTCAGCCAGAGCTCCGCGCAGCTCGATTGCCGCCAGATCGCACATTTCTTCCGAGGCCGCCAGATCGCGGGCGCGTTGCAGCGGCAGCAGCATTCTTTCCAGCGCCGCGCGGTGCCGGATCCGGCTGATCCCGGGCGCATCGTTTTCAAGCCTGCGCCGCGCCAGCGCCGTCAATCTTTCGACGAGCTCGTCGCAGCCCTGGCCTGTCACTGCGCTGGTCACGACGACGCTGGCGCCGGCCCATCGTTCGCCGCCGGGACCAGCGGCCAGGCCCAGGTCGCATTTGTTCAGCAGCACGATGCTGTCGGTATCGCCGTCCGCCGCGAGTTTCACGTCGGACACCGATTGCGAACCGTCGAGCACGTGAACGCAGATATCGGCCTCTTCGAGCGTCGCGTGCGCGCGACGGATGGCTTCGGCTTCGGCGCCGCCCGGTGCGTCGCGGATTCCGGCGGTGTCGACCAGCACGAACGCGATGCCGCCGAGATCGACGACCTCTTCGACCACATCGCGGGTCGTCCCCGGCTCGTCCGATACGATCATGCGCCCGCTGCCGAGCAGACGGTTGACGAGGCTCGATTTGCCCGCGTTCGGTCGTCCCGTGAACACGACCCGAAAACCGTCACGCTGGCGTCGCGACGCCGCAAAGCCGTCAAGCAGCTTGCCTGCACGCTCGAGCACCAGCTCGATGGTACGACTGCGACGGTCGAGATCCGGGTCCGGCAGCTCGTCGTCGGTGAAATCGGCCTGCGCTTCGATGTCGGCAAGAACGGCGATCAGCGACGTGCGAAGCTCCTCGAGCTCACTCGAGAGCGCACCTTGGAGCTGGCGCCACGCGCTCCGTGCGCCCGCCGCCATGCGCGCGTGGATCAGGTCGGCAATCGCTTCGGCCTGAAGAAGATCGAGCTTGCCGTTGAGCACCGCTCTCCGGGTGAACTCGCCGCGCTCCGCCGCCCTCGCGCCCGCTGCAATCGCACTGGCCACGATCTGCTCGACGACGACCGGAGAGCCGTGACTATGGACTTCGAACGTGTCCTCGCCGCTGAAGGAAAATGCGGCGGGAAAAAAGACGCCGAGCACCTGGTCGATCGACGACGAGCCGTCCGCGCCGAGAACCGTGCCGAGACGCATCTTCCAGGGTTCTATGGGGCCCGGTGTCGCAGGCACGAATATGCGACCTGCGATCGCGAGACTGTCGGTGCCGCTCCAGCGAACGATCGCGATCGCACCTCGTCCGGCGGCCGTCGCACAGGCGACGATCGTGTCGGCGCGATACAGGCTCCTGGACAACGCTTGCGTGTTCAGTGCTCGGCTTCCGCAAAGCCGGAGATCAGGTCTTCATCCTCGACATCTGCGTTCGCTTCGACGACGGGACCGGTCGCCGCTCCGGCCGGCGCAACGATGACCCGTCGGTAGAAACCTGCTCCGAGCGCGCGGACTTCGACGGCCTCGTCGTCGGCGAAGGCCTGCATGAAGTAACGCCGGTCGCGCGGGCTCATCGGACTGACCTGCACGCTGCGCCGCTCGCCGACCGCACGCGTCCGCAGTCGGGTTGCGAGCTCCTCGAGACTCTCACGGCGCCGGCGGCGATAGTCGCCGATGTCGAGCAGCACGCGACCTTCGACGTACGCCTCACCCCGCAGCGCCATGCGATTGACGATGTGCTCGAGGGAATCGAGAGTCTGGCCGCGTCGTCCGATCAGCAATCCCTCGTTGTCCGACCGCACGCAGACGATGGCTTCGCCGGCCGCGAGATCGCTCGTCGAAGTTACTTCCGCCGCGAAGCCCATCTTCACGAGCAGCTCGCGGACGAGCTCCTCGGCACGCAGGCGAATCGCATCGAGAGACGCAGCGTCGAGCGGTTGGACGTTTTCCGGCGGCTGGCGGCGCGCGCGGCCTTCTTCTGTCGCCCGGGTCGATTGGCCGCGCTCCGTTTGGCCGCGCTCGGCGCGTTCCATCTGGCCGCGCTCAGGGCGATCCATCTGGCCACGCTCCGGGCGATCCATTTGACCGCGCTCGTGTGGAGCCGACTCTACCCCACGCGGCGCGCCTTCGGATTTTTGCGGCGCTTCGCTGCGTCCGCGGTTTCCGCCGGCATCGCGATCGCGGCGCTCGTTCTGCTGCTGCTGGCCTCCGCGCTGCGACGAACGCTCACGCGGCGGATCGCGTCGTTCCTGACCGCCGCGCGGCTGGGCCTCGTTTCTCGGCTGACCCGTGCCGCGCTCACCACGCTGGTCGCCGCGATTGCGGCCGCCGCGCCTGTCTCCGCGTCCCGCGTCTCCGCGATTCCTGGCACCTTCCTCACCGGCAGGTCTCGCATCACTGCGCCGATCGTTGTCGGCGCGCGGCGCTTCGCGCGCGGGCATCGCGGCACGAGCGGGAACCTTCTCGGCTCGCGGCTCGGCTCCTTCGCGACCCGTGCGATTGCGACCTCCACGCCGTCGCCGCCGGCGCGGCTTGTCATCGAGCGAGTCGTCGCCTCCGGACATGTCGAACTCTTCGCCGTCGAGCATCACGCTCTCGCGAATTGTCGCTCGAACCTTGGCCCGGCGCGCGCCGATTCCGAGAAGTCCGCGGCGCGGATGATGAAGGATGTCGATCTCGACTTTGTCGCGGCTGACACCGAGCTGGTTGAGCGCGATCTGGATCGCCTCGTCCACGGTGTGTCCCTGAGCTTCGATAGTGGTGGCCATGATCGTTACTTGCCTTGCCGATTCGACAGATACTGCTGTGCGATCGACAGAACGTTGTTCGACAACCAGTAAAGGACCAGTCCCGCGGGGAAATTGACGAACATGACGGTGAAGACGACCGGCATGATCATCATGACCCGCTGCTGGGCCGGATCGGCAGTGCTGGGAGTCATTTTTTGTTGAAGGACCATGCTCGCTCCCATCAGGAGCGTCATGACCGGAATTCCAGAGGGCTCGACGAACGGTATCGGCATTGCGCCGAGACGATCGGGCTGAGAAAGATCCTGCATCCATCCGACAAACGGTGCATGGCGAAGCTCGATCGACTGCAGGAGCACGTTGTAGAGGCCGATGAACACGGGCAGCTGGACGAGCATGGGAAGGCATCCGGCAAGCGGATTGACCTTGTGCCGCCGGTACAGCTCCATCATCTCCTTGTTCATCGTCTCGCGATCGTCGGCGTAGCGCTCCTGGATTTTCTTGACCTCCGGCTGGATCGCCTGCATCCCCTTCATCGCTTCGATCTGCTTCTTGTTCACGGGGTAGAACATCACGCGGACCGCGACCGTCAGCAGGATGATCGCCCAGCCGTAGTTGCCGATGAGCCCGTGAATCAGACGGAGCGCGACCAGCAGCGGCTTCGCGATGAACCAGAACCATCCGAGATCGATGGCCTGGACGAGCTCTCCACCGGCCTTCTCGAGGTCGTGGAAGCTCTTCGGACCGAGGTAGAGGCCGTAGTGAAGCGCAGTCGCCGGAGTGGTGGTCCACAGCGCGCTGCTTCCGCTCGTCTCGCTCTTCGATGCAACCAGCTTGAGCGGCTCGCGCTTGTCCGCGACG from Candidatus Limnocylindrales bacterium harbors:
- the yidC gene encoding membrane protein insertase YidC, which encodes MERRLALALALSLAILVGFQVLFPHRPPERVPSDVVATTAAHTQPAAIPATEAAPEPDPGTADPGATVDVSSRLFRARFASRGGRLISFELSEYRKDPAPGDGPYDLVNSVSPAPLALMWRNEAGEVVDDRSVVYEITKTGDSALDDKPVVITMRGRTQAGGTITKTIEIPPNSYLLDYKVETEGIGKTPLAVGWARKLHPHKARADVEGAVGYFDGKLHSFDASTLKETEVFEGNASWGGYAEHYFLAAYVADKREPLKLVASKSETSGSSALWTTTPATALHYGLYLGPKSFHDLEKAGGELVQAIDLGWFWFIAKPLLVALRLIHGLIGNYGWAIILLTVAVRVMFYPVNKKQIEAMKGMQAIQPEVKKIQERYADDRETMNKEMMELYRRHKVNPLAGCLPMLVQLPVFIGLYNVLLQSIELRHAPFVGWMQDLSQPDRLGAMPIPFVEPSGIPVMTLLMGASMVLQQKMTPSTADPAQQRVMMIMPVVFTVMFVNFPAGLVLYWLSNNVLSIAQQYLSNRQGK
- the jag gene encoding RNA-binding cell elongation regulator Jag/EloR translates to MATTIEAQGHTVDEAIQIALNQLGVSRDKVEIDILHHPRRGLLGIGARRAKVRATIRESVMLDGEEFDMSGGDDSLDDKPRRRRRRGGRNRTGREGAEPRAEKVPARAAMPAREAPRADNDRRSDARPAGEEGARNRGDAGRGDRRGGRNRGDQRGERGTGQPRNEAQPRGGQERRDPPRERSSQRGGQQQQNERRDRDAGGNRGRSEAPQKSEGAPRGVESAPHERGQMDRPERGQMDRPERGQMERAERGQTERGQSTRATEEGRARRQPPENVQPLDAASLDAIRLRAEELVRELLVKMGFAAEVTSTSDLAAGEAIVCVRSDNEGLLIGRRGQTLDSLEHIVNRMALRGEAYVEGRVLLDIGDYRRRRRESLEELATRLRTRAVGERRSVQVSPMSPRDRRYFMQAFADDEAVEVRALGAGFYRRVIVAPAGAATGPVVEANADVEDEDLISGFAEAEH
- a CDS encoding ParA family protein yields the protein MGLTLAVANQKGGVGKTATTVNLGASLALDGSRVLIIDLDSQGSASSGLGETPVKGTSSYEVLIGEIAASEAVRATSIDRLSLMTGTRDLAGAEVELVTYEDRHARLRQQLDTLRGSYDYILIDCPPSLGMLTLNALCAADAVVVPLQCEFYALEGLGALVDTLERVRSSFHPDLRILCIVLTMYDARTSLNRQVARQVREYFGDKVLRAMVPRNIRISESPSYGLPVVLYDPTSLGAIAYRNAAREVAALTATTAEQTQMEAPE
- a CDS encoding ATP synthase F0 subunit B; this translates as MLTLPPDFTFFIQLGTFLVLFLVLSRLLFAPFIELLAERDARTTGDIAAAAASRAEVNSLLSHLDAELAKARASANTEVEAIRATTRDEADALFHKAQHEAAERLAELRTQVAKATEDARVSLKGEARAMAETMVTAILGGQAAR
- the atpH gene encoding ATP synthase F1 subunit delta; translation: MTPGSVGRRYGKALFELATEAGEVEAVGVSLTELASAVSSLDEGSLSPGLLTEEQRQQLAKALGLRVGGDSLLGRFLGVLAANDRLDQLPRIRETYEKLEDAAAGRVRARIRSAFPLSADERTALGKKFEAITGRKVVDTAEVDPSLLGGVTVETEGRVYDGSVRTQLARLERQMAG
- the atpA gene encoding F0F1 ATP synthase subunit alpha, producing MQQIKASEISDLIKQQIRDFGREVEVRETGRILATGDGIARIHGLERAAAGELLEFEGGVQGMVLNLEEDNVGAAVFADPDKVREGGEVRRTGRIADVPVGEALLGRVVNALGQPIDGLGEIKTPHRRRIEIKAPGIVSRAPVKQPMQTGVKAIDSMIPIGRGQRELIIGDRQTGKTAIAIDTIINQKGGDVVCIYVAIGQKRSSVAQVVDRLKKHGAMEYTIVVAATSSESAPLQFIAPYTGVTMGEYFRDSGRHALIIYDDLSKQAVAYRQLSLLLRRPPGREAYPGDVFYVHSRLLERAAKMSDAEGGGSLTALPIIETQAGDVSAYIPTNVISITDGQIYLETDLFYSGVRPAVNVGLSVSRVGGSAQIKAMKQVAGTLRLDLAQYREMAAFAQFGSDLDASTQRMLSRGQRLVEVLKQGQYVPQSVEQQIVILFAATNGFIDNVDVKNIRRYEEELTSFLDRSHQDLFKLIREKKELNDDVKAKLTAVLNEFKGVFGA
- the rsmG gene encoding 16S rRNA (guanine(527)-N(7))-methyltransferase RsmG — encoded protein: MTGPHARDRELLEAGSRELGAELDAAQTSALLTFLDQIYIWNRLAGLTTIPRENAVRLHLLDSLAARPFVRTGPCLDIGTGAGLPGLVLAVVLPAVRFVLVESNRKRCSFLSETSRLLRLTNVEIVQSDIRDLSRDHRYPTVISRAFRPPHEFLQIAGELVRDDGQVVMLMADPTADFLSELQRTSEFIASDEKRFVLPGGDEPRTIISFRPHS
- the mnmG gene encoding tRNA uridine-5-carboxymethylaminomethyl(34) synthesis enzyme MnmG; translation: MSERFDVIVVGAGHAGIEAALATARMGHSTALLTMNLDGIGQMSCNPAIGGIGKGHLVREIDALGGEMGRAIDECGIQFRKLNTRKGPAVQASRAQADKALYRQRMKRIVECTGNLTARQSQAVDLVIEDGRVTGVVTEHGDVLRASAVILTTGTFLNGLIHVGASQQSGGRVGDRAAIGLTAALERAGLATGRLKTGTCPRLDARTIDYSRLEEQPGDPSPEGFSFDGAPPPLRQVSCHLTYTNLETHSVIRESIDKSPIYNKTISSRGPRYCPSIEDKVMKFPDRDRHRIFLEPEGLETVEVYPNGLSTSLPLDVQRRFVRTIEGLEDAVIVRPGYAIEYDYVIPTQLRPSLEVKTLPGLFLAGQINGTTGYEEAAAQGLMAGINASLAVRGEPALIFSRAEAYLGVLIDDLVTRGVDGEPYRMFTSRAEYRLLLREDNADRRLGAAAGRLGLLGPDRTRRLRRKESAISDGLRRLQSLRLKSDAGTQSRLSAAGESPISSPGTAYDLLRRPGMTYDVVASVIPGIERYDADVERQIEIEASYDGYIQRQHDDVARISGLEAARIPTGIDYSAIEGLSAEATEKLRRIGPETLGQAGRISGITPAALSAIAIYLKRRHSA
- the atpF gene encoding F0F1 ATP synthase subunit B, with product MTRLTRNGMRAALAAAVLSGSEPLSFAAEHGHEDSSSSEAWLSLGFSTVNFLIFLFLMYRYAWPALRDFLASRHKEVADAMAAAEQARREADAIRSEYAAKEAALEETRRRMLEEIRQGAVADREKSLRDAEAAAARLRTEAERQAEHDLARARRELRAEAARLAAELAEKEVEARLTDADRARLVKEFVEGVAKQ
- a CDS encoding ParB/RepB/Spo0J family partition protein; translated protein: MRQPLGRGLDAILGGPVNMKDSAESRPGPVPQGEQKGKPLLVHVERVVAGRGQPRRIFADEQLDELAASIRENGILQPLVVKDLGGSYELIAGERRLRAAVRAGLEKVPVVIRETTSDSEMLELALVENLQREDLGPLERARAYERLLQTHGMLQDDIAKKVGKSRTAVTNTLRLLGLPSPVLDAMEQGLITEGHARSLLALPTATRQIEGMQSVVRRALSVRETEQLVREWLEPDDKHPAGASKPADKRSAGPVEMKLSRMLGTKVRFRGGMKKGRIEIEYYSQEELMRLIDLLSSRESG
- the mnmE gene encoding tRNA uridine-5-carboxymethylaminomethyl(34) synthesis GTPase MnmE — encoded protein: MSRSLYRADTIVACATAAGRGAIAIVRWSGTDSLAIAGRIFVPATPGPIEPWKMRLGTVLGADGSSSIDQVLGVFFPAAFSFSGEDTFEVHSHGSPVVVEQIVASAIAAGARAAERGEFTRRAVLNGKLDLLQAEAIADLIHARMAAGARSAWRQLQGALSSELEELRTSLIAVLADIEAQADFTDDELPDPDLDRRSRTIELVLERAGKLLDGFAASRRQRDGFRVVFTGRPNAGKSSLVNRLLGSGRMIVSDEPGTTRDVVEEVVDLGGIAFVLVDTAGIRDAPGGAEAEAIRRAHATLEEADICVHVLDGSQSVSDVKLAADGDTDSIVLLNKCDLGLAAGPGGERWAGASVVVTSAVTGQGCDELVERLTALARRRLENDAPGISRIRHRAALERMLLPLQRARDLAASEEMCDLAAIELRGALAELAAIRLPLDNEEVLDRIFSEFCIGK